A window of Trichomycterus rosablanca isolate fTriRos1 chromosome 5, fTriRos1.hap1, whole genome shotgun sequence contains these coding sequences:
- the cisd1 gene encoding CDGSH iron-sulfur domain-containing protein 1 — protein MSCSKTLSTGEIITALSVTAGAVAVGFLIHKTLCSKAKCAKPKVNLDLLKDNPKVVHAFDIEDLGDKAVYCRCWRSKKFPYCDGAHAKHNQETGDNVGPLIIKKKEA, from the exons ATGAGTTGTTCAAAAACGCTGTCTACGG gtgagattataacagcTTTGTCTGTTACTGCTGGAGCTGTGGCTGTTGGATTCCTCATCCACAAAACACTTTGCTCCAAAGCCAAATGCGCCAAACCAAAGGTGAACCTGGACCTGCTGAAAGACAACCCGAAAGTGGTGCATGCTTTCGATATTGAGGACCTCGGGGATAAAGCTGTTTACTGTAGATGCTGGAGATCCAAAAAG TTTCCATACTGTGATGGTGCCCATGCGAAACACAATCAGGAGACTGGAGACAACGTGGGACCTCTGATCATAAAGAAGAAGGAGGCCTGA